gctgttcctgaatcattgactgcgtgccttcaggcttctgtacctcctacttgatggtaacagtgaaaaagggcatgccctgggtgctggaggtccttaataatggacgccgcttttcagagacactgctccttgaagatgtcctgggtaccttgtaggctagtacccaagctggagctgactaaatttacaacactttgcagcttctttcagacctgtgcagtagccccttcataccagacagtgatgcagcctgtcagaatgctcaccatggtacatctatagaagtttttgagtgtatttgttgacatgccaaatctcttcaaactcctaatgaagtatagtcgctgtcatgccttctttatgactacatcaatgtgttgggacctggttggatcctcagagaccttgacacccaggaacttgaaactgctcactctctccacttctgatccctctatgagtatgtgttccttcgtcttacccttcttaAAATCCACAAAATACTATTTAATGTCTTAGATTTGTATTGTTTGAATACACAGCATGAATGGAAATACTGCAGCAAATGAGTCATATTACAGAGCATAATTACTAATCTTCTATTTTAAAAAAGAAGAATTTTTTATGTTGCCAAGTGGAAGGGGTTAATAGATTGCAAAATATTCTGTAACATGAGatactgcagatggtggaaattttgaacaacacacacaaaatgctggaggaactcagcaaatcaggtagcaactatggaggggaataatcagTCCTACgtatcaggccaagacccttcatcaggaccggaagggaagggggcagaaaccagaataaggtggtggggtggagaagaagtacaagctggcaggtgataggtgagatcaggtaaGGGGaatgaattaagaagctgggaggtaataggtgtaAAATGTAATGGGCTGAAGAttagggaatctaataggagaggacattgGACAACGTACAAAAGGGAAACAGGATGTAGTGTATGCTGTCAATACTTAACAGAAAGCTGCATTTTTATTATTCAAATTAGCCATACAGCACAGACATAGGCCATCGCTCACCCATTTTACACTAATGCTGCTTATTGCGTGCAATAGAAGTTCCTGGAGCCTTTGTAATTTTCTTAAGTTATCTAATACTCTAACTCCACCATAGatagtcccaagcctggctgtgagaggaggagggttgggcatggggctagcaaccccaacCCATAAAAACCCAGTGACAAAAACAGCAACAGAGCTCCAAAGACTTCATCTTCACCTGAAAGACGTACTAAGTTGTGTGGTGAAAGACACAAGTCCGTGTTAGCCACAGGGTTGATCAACCTTCTAAGACAGCCTGGCCAAAGAACACTTGGCGATGTGACCTTGAAGCCAACACCAAGATGGGCTACGCCTGGGGACAACTAGAAAGCCCAACACAGAGGATTCTGGCAACCTATTGTTGGTAGCCTATACCTTAGTTGGAGTAATGGGCTTAACTAACAAACTATTTAATAAACTGGCCAAAGCTAAGGGGGTGTACAGTTATGCTAGCATTCAAACTGTTTATTACAGTAATTGGAATTCAAGAAGTAgatttttgaatgaagtataaaaCTGCACACATTAACTTTAGATTTTGTCATCCCATGCTCATTTGAAAATAATCATGCACATCCACTTATACAGAGAGCATACTTAAACCTATTACACTCTTAAACCAATAAATCCATAAATACTACCTTCAAATTTTTTTCAGGAACTAAGGCATTATTTGAAAATGTTTTCTTTACACCCGGTTCTTCAAATGAAATTGACAAGTAAGGCGGCCATTTTAAGAGAAAATTCTTTTATTTAACTTTTTGCATTTTGTTTACAAATATCTTCAGATTTAAAGAGTCTCAaatttttttgcactaattaagtGGATATTTGAGTTATTTTGTACTATACTGAAATGAGTCCAAGTCTGCCAGTGAAGATAAACAGTTAATATAAAGACTAACACTTGATCATTCTATCAGGTAAGTAAATTTATTTTACCTTGGGTCTATCTCAGATTGAAAATGATGCCGTCTGTATTTGCTGGTAAAGGTCGTGTTCAACATCAACATAGCAGCTCCTCTGTGACTGAGTGACCAGAAAGGTAAACTTTAAATGGGAGATCAGCAACTAAAATTACACTTAAAGTGTAATTTTCTGTTGCACTTTAATTGAAATGCCCCAAGAATGATCTGCTACAAATGTACAAACGCTCCCTCTTAAACAATACGCTGACATTACATTAATTATGGTTTGATGTGCTTCCCGTGACCCAAAAGAACAAAACCATGTGCTAAATGAGTCCTTGTGGACTAGTCTTAAATCTCAGAAATAGCTTATAAATACAGGCACTTATAATCCCTGGGAGATCAGTCTGAATATCCAGTCTGTTACCAAGACCTTTAAACAGAATTGTCTATTTAAACAGATTGTTAGACTACGTTGTTAAAACCCACAACaggggccataattttaaggaCGTTTACAGACACAAACATGTTACCTCCAAAATATTCTTCTGTAAGATCCAAGGTATTCTCTAGACTAAATGCTTTCAAATTGGCTCAACACCCTTCAACAAGTGTGTACTTTCCTTGAATCTGTTGTTGTCATCTTAAGTCTTCATATAAAAACCAGGCAACTAAGCATAAGGAAGAAAACAAAGTGCAGATGGAAATCAGTTATGACGAAGAAGAGGACCAAAATGTTGACCATTTCtcattccacagatgttgcctgacctgctgagttttcccaATATTTTATCATCGTGGTGATTTGTGCTTTAAAAAGTGTGAAAATTTATAAATAAATGCAGTCTGAAAGATGCCCTTTTAATCAATAGAAATGGAATTcataaaacaagaaaaaaaaggttgtTTGCAAAGGTGCAATTTACATGCCAGAAGATGTAAAGTGAAGAGGATGATGAATATAGCTTCTTTTAGGATGCCATTCTGTAACTGAGTCCTTAAATGTAGATGTCTTAATTGCCGCAATGTAATTAAGGTAATAAGTTGTAGTTTTCTTAAATACTTTAATTGTCTGTCACATAGGTTTTCAAGACTAGAGCTCACTAAATACATTTTATTTGGAAACTTAATGCATCCACTTTAGCCTCAGTGAAAAATAGGATTCAATATTTAcagagcaatttttttttacattttttgtCCCTTTACAAGTTTTAAATGTTTACAATTGAACATAGCTTGCTATTTTTTGGTTTCCAGAATAATTAAAATGGTAAACGTGTCTAATATTTTTAAATAGGTTTTACAGATTATAAAAGAGAAATAACGTATTACAAATGTGCAAGGTATCTTTTCAGTCCCTGGAAAAGCTTTGAGAATTTCCTGTTCATTCTGGAATAAATGATTGAATTAAGATGGTAATAAAATATACATGCATTGAAAAGCTGTTCTTACAACAGAACATGTTTTtcttgttaaaaaagaaccctttCCAGTGTTTTTACCACCCAAACAATTCATTTGAACATAAATCCATGTTGGACAGTTACACGATTCATATAATTCTACTGAAAATTTATCCCATTGTTTCAAAACTATCATTCAGTCAAAGTTAACAACTAAACAAATAAAAGACTTTGCAGTGACTTAGTGAAGGATTTCCCAGCAACCCTTTTCTTAAGTTAGTAGTTGGAGCTAGAATATTCAGGTTCCCAGAGCCATACTTGACTCTTCATAGTATAACAATTACTTTACAAATAAAAGAAAGCAAATCTACATCAAGTAAAAGGAGCACACCCAAAACTAATTTGAAAAGCACAGGATTACACAAAGGAAGAAGTGAATACCTCCTTCAAAACATTTTAATGTTCAGCAGACCATTCTAAAAAGTTCACAGCTGCCAGATTCCACCTTCAAACCCTCCTACAATCCAAAACATCTCTAAAATATTAATCTAAACGTACAATATTATCctaaatgaaaattttaaaatgcAGAAATTCAATCTGAAATGAACACAGAAAATATGGGAAACacacagcaaatcaggcagcatttgtggaaatagAAAAAATAATGTGCGTCTCAGgttgaagattttttttaaatactgtatTGGAAACTGGGAAATTAAGTATTTTTAACACACAAATAGTAGGGAGGAGGGAAGGGTCAAAACAAAAATCTTTCTGCAAGGGTAAACTATAGTTGAGAGGAAGTGAACAAAATAGGGCAGTTACAGACTCATCTTCTCTCTGGAAATTAAAACTCACCTAATTTATCTCTATTCCAGTTTTGACAAATGGTGTATGAACTGAAATATCAACCAtttccttttccacagatgctgcctaactttctgaatgtttctagcattttccatttttaaataattttagaGTACTTTCCAAACTACTTGCAACAAGTTGGATCTTCAGTAAGAATGCAGATTACTCATAtaagacaacagcaaaacaagtgtTCACAACTTAACAAAAATCACAATTTAGTGAAAAGGTCAAACATTTGATAAAAtactaaaataaaattaaaaaggaAAAACCTACTAAATAAGTTATCAAAAATATACAGAACagcaatgaagaggaatttcttcagctagaagatgatgaatctgcggaattcatcactacagatggctgtggaggccaagtcattgggtatacttaagacagaggttgataacttcttaattagtaagggtgtcaaaggttacagggagaaagcaggagaatgggtttgaggaggaaaataaattagccataatgCAATGATGAAGTACAcccaatgggacaaatggcctaattctgctcctatgtcttatggtcttaaaaatcTGGTAAAATCTTCAACAATGGTACTCAGAGTCAGATAGTGGTACGAGGATATGAATAGACAACCTGTCAAGCAGCTGTACAAATGCATATTTACTCATTAAAAGTTCTTAAATAGTAAATTATTAATTTGGATAAAATCAATACTGGATTTGAACTGACTACACAAAATAAAGATGAAAACCAAACCACTCTGAACTGCAatttttgcaccttattgttcaaGGGTGATACCATTTCAATACCGTAAAACCTGCTCTCCCCAAAAGCTTAACAAAACTATGGTTTCTCCTCCCTAGGTGATTTTTGTCGTGTAACCATAGCAATGTTTTAGGTACATCGCCGAACATGCTCCAGTATGAAGTCAGGAAAGTAAAGGCTACAGACTTGTAAGCCATCTAATTTACAAGGCATCCTTGGATATTCATCTTCCTTCCATTTATTTTCTTCTGGATCGAAGGTAAGTATGGAGTCACTGTATTGACCATTGTAACAAAGGCCACCAAGGACTATTATCTGTTTTTCAACAACTGCCACCCCATGCCCACTTCTTCCTATGGGCATTGATGCCAGGATAGTCCattgatcagaatcaggattataaACTTCTGTTGATGGACAGCCCTGGGACTCAAAAGACGCACGTAATATTACACACACACCCCCAAAAACATAAAGTTTCCCATTGTGGGCAATCATTTTATGAAAACAGCGTGCATAGTTCATTTTAGCTTTATTCTCCCAGCACGTTGTAACCACTTGTGTTCTCCTTGTGCGCTGTTCCACAGTACCTTCTTTACTGGGATCAAAAACACATACTTGCTTGGAGGTTGAGGAGGACATTATACCACCAGTTATGTAAAGCTTACTATTGAGAACTGTTCCTTCGTGACCATACTTATTAACTGGATATGGGTCAATAAATTCCCATTTGTTTTGTGTGATATCATATCGTTCAGTTGAGTAAAAAGTTTCATCCCTTGTTCTGCCTGCCACAGCATAGATGTATTTCCCAATGATACCAACAGCAAATTCAGATCGGGGGACAGACATATCTGACATTCTCAGCCATGAGTTTTGTCGGGGATCATACCGGAAGACTTTGGAGGAAGCATGAAATTCACCATCGGGACCCAACTCTTCCCCTCCCAACAAAAACACGAAGTTGTTCACAACTGCAAGGCAGTCAGGTCGCAGTGGCACTTGTGGACCCTCCAGTTCCCACCAGACCCGGGGTCTGTGCAGCAGAAGAATCTTGCTATTTACCATGCTATGTCCAATCATCCCTCGGAAAACTGCAGTCTGTGCCTTAGCAGAACGAATGCGATTAGATTTCATCTCCAAAAGTGGTTGCTGATTCATGTTCTGAAAGTAGCTTAAAGCCTGCTCAACCTCAAAACGAAGCTGCCGTGAGTAGCGATAAAATTCGGATGTTTTTACCTGAGAAAAATCAGAAGGTACAATAAAACGATGacacttatttttttaaaaaaggaaaaattAACTTCAAGTAATGCACTTACGCTGCAATCAGCATAGCTCTGGTTATCAATCCCCATCTGGTTAATGCTTAACCACAGTAAATCACTGTCCAAACAAAATTCATTGCAGCAATCCACCAAAAGTACTATGTTTCATGGCTGGACAATTTTAGGTCAGACCACAATGGATACTTAAACTTACCAACATTGCAATCCAGCTTTTACACACTAGGTAAcggcagaatgcagaataaattacAAACAAGTACACTGAATAAGTAGTTCCAAAACATATTACATAACACGTATTATTCCAATGTTTGTGACAATTTTGGATCTGTTACAGAAAATAGAAACTTCCTTGTTACTCTCCTGAACAACTTTACAAATGTCAagatgtggaaaactgaaatctaCCAAAGAATACAACCGCAAAAGATGTACtcattttgtatttattttaatgTGAAACTCATTAATTACTCATTTACAAAAGATCAAAATGAATACCTTGGTTTTGGGGTCCTCCTCAATGACAGCAATACTTTAATATCTGTCAACTGTGTAGTCATGTTTTATTCTTTGTTTAGTTATCAAGTCATCATGGTATTGGAATTTTGCCCATGCATAAAGAAATATCAAATAGCTAACCACTTTCAACTTAACCAGGGATAATTAAAACTGAAAGAAATGAATTGCAGTGCATCTCAGTTAAACAGGAAATGCTCAATAGTAACTGGCTGAATTCAAGATTAACTTTTCCTTCTTAAAGCACAGCTACAATTATTCGCAAAATAATGATTCAGGATTCACAGATCATTGGACAACACTGAACTTCAATTATAGATTAAATAGAAAGACTTTTATAGCACAGTGCAGAATCTGTGGGGGAGTAAGTGAAGGGATGGAACACTGCAAAGTATACTGAACAATACAGTTACTAATAGCTAATTGCCACTAATGGAAAACAGCATTATAGTCAATTGCACATTTATTGCTTTTATCTCATTCTTAAATGTTATACATTTCAAACTGCATCTTTCATGAATCACTCCACTAAATTAGAATCAAAAGACATGATTGTCTGCAAACTCTGCACTAAATCTAATCAATCTGAGGTAGGATGCAGGAATGAGCTTTCAAACAAAAGGAAAGACACTTGACAACTAATTCCTTAAAACAAGAAATAAATCAAACTTCAAACACAGAACTTCATACAATTCTTTATTATTCAAATTCTTGCAGACTAAATGAAAAGCTTAGGAtgtctttaaaaataaaa
This genomic stretch from Mobula birostris isolate sMobBir1 chromosome 6, sMobBir1.hap1, whole genome shotgun sequence harbors:
- the klhl15 gene encoding kelch-like protein 15 isoform X3; amino-acid sequence: MSLHTCPTEGALAARVLMAGNVDVYNSTVHDSCVSSGFKTLYEERLLFDVTLVIEDHQFQAHKALLATQSDYFRIMFTADMRERDQNKIHLKGLTPTGFSHVLQFMYYGSIELNMSTVHEILQAAMYVQLTEVVKFCCSFLLSKICLDNCAEIMRLLDDFSVNIDGIQEQLDKFLLENFVPLMSRADFLSYLSVEKLLMCLENDQLSRFPEIELFEAAQAWLRHDRSRWRHTDTIVQNVRFCLMNTTNVLEKVKTSEFYRYSRQLRFEVEQALSYFQNMNQQPLLEMKSNRIRSAKAQTAVFRGMIGHSMVNSKILLLHRPRVWWELEGPQVPLRPDCLAVVNNFVFLLGGEELGPDGEFHASSKVFRYDPRQNSWLRMSDMSVPRSEFAVGIIGKYIYAVAGRTRDETFYSTERYDITQNKWEFIDPYPVNKYGHEGTVLNSKLYITGGIMSSSTSKQVCVFDPSKEGTVEQRTRRTQVVTTCWENKAKMNYARCFHKMIAHNGKLYVFGGVCVILRASFESQGCPSTEVYNPDSDQWTILASMPIGRSGHGVAVVEKQIIVLGGLCYNGQYSDSILTFDPEENKWKEDEYPRMPCKLDGLQVCSLYFPDFILEHVRRCT
- the klhl15 gene encoding kelch-like protein 15 isoform X2; this encodes MLEPLGSTEPLLGRSTGRSGLRTPSRILPMSLHTCPTEGALAARVLMAGNVDVYNSTVHDSCVSSGFKTLYEERLLFDVTLVIEDHQFQAHKALLATQSDYFRIMFTADMRERDQNKIHLKGLTPTGFSHVLQFMYYGSIELNMSTVHEILQAAMYVQLTEVVKFCCSFLLSKICLDNCAEIMRLLDDFSVNIDGIQEQLDKFLLENFVPLMSRADFLSYLSVEKLLMCLENDQLSRFPEIELFEAAQAWLRHDRSRWRHTDTIVQNVRFCLMNTTNVLEKVKTSEFYRYSRQLRFEVEQALSYFQNMNQQPLLEMKSNRIRSAKAQTAVFRGMIGHSMVNSKILLLHRPRVWWELEGPQVPLRPDCLAVVNNFVFLLGGEELGPDGEFHASSKVFRYDPRQNSWLRMSDMSVPRSEFAVGIIGKYIYAVAGRTRDETFYSTERYDITQNKWEFIDPYPVNKYGHEGTVLNSKLYITGGIMSSSTSKQVCVFDPSKEGTVEQRTRRTQVVTTCWENKAKMNYARCFHKMIAHNGKLYVFGGVCVILRASFESQGCPSTEVYNPDSDQWTILASMPIGRSGHGVAVVEKQIIVLGGLCYNGQYSDSILTFDPEENKWKEDEYPRMPCKLDGLQVCSLYFPDFILEHVRRCT
- the klhl15 gene encoding kelch-like protein 15 isoform X1, with translation MAAEPLGSTEPLLGRSTGRSGLRTPSRILPMSLHTCPTEGALAARVLMAGNVDVYNSTVHDSCVSSGFKTLYEERLLFDVTLVIEDHQFQAHKALLATQSDYFRIMFTADMRERDQNKIHLKGLTPTGFSHVLQFMYYGSIELNMSTVHEILQAAMYVQLTEVVKFCCSFLLSKICLDNCAEIMRLLDDFSVNIDGIQEQLDKFLLENFVPLMSRADFLSYLSVEKLLMCLENDQLSRFPEIELFEAAQAWLRHDRSRWRHTDTIVQNVRFCLMNTTNVLEKVKTSEFYRYSRQLRFEVEQALSYFQNMNQQPLLEMKSNRIRSAKAQTAVFRGMIGHSMVNSKILLLHRPRVWWELEGPQVPLRPDCLAVVNNFVFLLGGEELGPDGEFHASSKVFRYDPRQNSWLRMSDMSVPRSEFAVGIIGKYIYAVAGRTRDETFYSTERYDITQNKWEFIDPYPVNKYGHEGTVLNSKLYITGGIMSSSTSKQVCVFDPSKEGTVEQRTRRTQVVTTCWENKAKMNYARCFHKMIAHNGKLYVFGGVCVILRASFESQGCPSTEVYNPDSDQWTILASMPIGRSGHGVAVVEKQIIVLGGLCYNGQYSDSILTFDPEENKWKEDEYPRMPCKLDGLQVCSLYFPDFILEHVRRCT